Genomic segment of Gilliamella apis:
TATTGGTTCGTTAAATTGAGTTAATATTTCGCAGCTAATAGAGCGGCTAATAGCTGTTGATGTGCTATAGCTTGTTTGCTTTGTTCAAGACTAGCACTAGTCATAATGGCATTTAATGACCTTAGTGATTCATCAAAATCATCATTGATAATCACATAATCATATTCATTGTAATGTGAAATTTCAGATTGAGCTTTATGCATTCTTTTGCTGATCACCTGCGCATCGTCTTGACCTCGTTTGATGAGTCGATTTTCAAGTTCTTTAAGTGATGGCGGTAAGATAAAAATACTTTTTGATTCAGGCATTTGCTGCCTAACTTGTTTCGCCCCTTGCCAGTCGATATCTAAAAAAACATTTATACCTTGCATTAAAGATTGCTCAATTTCGGCTCTAGATGTTCCATAATAGTGATCGAATACATGCGCATATTCCACGAAAGCATTCTGTTCAATTAATGATTCAAATTCTTGATTATCAACAAAATAGTAATGTTCACCAGGCTGTTCTCCAGGTCTTGGTTTTCTTGTCGTATGAGAAATAGAAACTTTTGCTGGATGGCGATTTTCTTGTGCTAAATAGGCACGAATAAGACTTGATTTACCAGCACCACTTGGTGCCGAGATAATGAATAAAGTACCCGTATACATAAATAATATTACCGTTTTTTAATAAGATAATGAGTGATTTTTATTGTCACAAAGAGCCGATAGGCGCTATTATAACAAAATTTGCTTATTGTATGTGGCTTATTGTTACATCTAGATTTTATTATTAGCAATCAATTATATAGCGAATAATGTAGTATAGAAATTGAATCAATATTATTACAATTACTAAATATATTAGATAGCAATTTATTTCATTAAGGAAAGGAAAATGTCTTTAACATTTAAAGATGGTGTACAAGCGTGTATTCCAACTTTATTGGGTTATATTGGAATAGGTATTGCCGCAGGTGTTGTGGGTAAAGCATCTAACTTATCGGTATTAGAAGTGACTCTCATGGCAATTATTATTTATGCTGGTGCATCACAATTTATCATCACCGGTTTAATGATGGTAGCAACACCAATAACAGCGATTATTTTTACGGTGTTTCTAGTTAATTCACGGCATTTTTTGATGAGTATGGCTACCGCACCGGCATTTCGTCGTTTCTCATTATTGAATAATATTGGTATTGGCAGTCTATTAACTGATGAAAGTTTTGCGGTAGCCATGAATGCTATTGCTAATAAACAACCCGTAAATCCAGCCTGGATGCATGGACTAAATATAACCGCTTATGCTGCGTGGATATTATCATGCTTAGTTGGGGCATTGATTGGTGAGTGGTTACCCAATCCAGCACAATTTGGATTAGATTATGCATTAGTGGCGATGTTTATTGGTTTACTTTATTTACAGTTAACAGGTGATAAATCTAAAACAGTTCTTAATCGTGTTATTGCAATGTTGACAGTCAGTGTGATATTGATTTTTTTATTACGTTTTATCTCATCAGAAATGGCGATATTATTTAGTACTTTTGCAGGTTGCTTTATGGGGATTATTGTGGAGCGTAAAGCATGAGTATTTATAGTATATTAATCATTTTGGGTAGTGGTTTGGTGACTTGGTTACCTCGGGTTATCCCTTTCTTATTAGTCAGAAAATTGCAATTGCCTGAAGTAGTCATTCGTTTTTTATCCTATGTACCTATTTGTATTTTAACGGCACTATTTGTTGAAAATCTTTTTATGGTTAAACAAGGCGAATTTCCTAGTTTTAATGTTGAATATTGCTTAGCTGCAGTGCCAACTATTGGTATTGCTGTTTTGACTCGTAACCTAATGTGGGTCGTTATTGTTGGAATGAGTAGTATGGCATTAATTCGCTATTTTATTATCTAAGTTGATTTTCTTATTCCAACAAAAACAGGGCTATTGCCCTGTTTTACTATTTAATTTTTTTTAGGTTCTTTCTTTTTGTTCTAATCTTATAATGCTTTTAGTCAACTTTTCCGCTTCGGCTGTTTGACCTAATTGATTTAAATAGTTGGCCATTGCTTTCTGATTAGCTAAGTTATTGACGATAACTTTTGGTTGTTGTTTCCACCATTTTATTAGAGCAAGTGGATCACTATTGGTTGATAATTGTTTGATACGGCCAATATAGGCTGCTTGTCTAAATTGATCAAGTTGAGAGTCTGGATAAGCTTTAGTTTTATACATGATCGGTAATAAATCAATAACCGATTGATAATCTTCCGTTTCATAATAGAGTTGATCTGCCAATCTCAATATTTCAACATTACGCGGTTTTTCGTTTAATAATTTTTCAATTGTGATTTTAGCTGCACTATATTCATGATTTTTGAGTTGTAGACGAATTTGTACCAGTTGAAAAGCAAATAACTCTTTTGGTTGGCAACATTTTGCCGCCTCGACTAAAGATTGATTGGCGGCGATTAATTGGTCTGCATCAATTTGTGCTTGAGCTGCAAGTAAATAAGATAAAGTTGAGCTTTTTGCACCTTTGGCACTTTTCATAAATAGTTTAGCGGCTTGTTGATAATCACCTTGTAAAAGGTAAAATTGCGCTTGTTCAACACGTTTAACCGATTTTTTCGGTGATTTTAATCTTAACCATTCACCTAGAGCAGTTTTTGAGTTGAAGATTTTTTTACATATTTCATAAACTAAATACAGGACAAGTAATCCTAACAATTGTAATATGACAAATGAGTTAAAAGACATACTTATTCTATATTTAGCAACTTCAAATACCGCTGACCCTTGATGGCCTTCAAAAATAGGGCCAAGGAAAAATCCACCGACTAATACTAAGAAAATAATGAGTATTTTTAACATTATTATTCTCCTATTTACCTAATGCTGATTTGACTCGGGTTTGCATTAATTTTTCAAGCTCAATAATGCTGTCGAGTTTATCGGGGATATTTTGATTACTAATCGATTGTTTTTGTAAACTATCAAGATCATTTAAGAACAATTTAACTGCTGATGCATTACCATCGAAATAAGCATTAATCCAAGTCGAAGCATCATGTAAAGCACGTTGATATATGAGTTCTTGATGTCTTGGTACTGCCTGTGCCGCAATTAATAACCGGAAACGAATATTTTCACGAAGATACAGAGTCTGTTCTAAACTTAAAGGTGTTTTTAAAATTTGACATCTAACAATTTGCTTTTCATCATTACCAGCCTTATCTAAACAAGTGGCAAAATGGTTATCTTTTGCGTCAAGTTTTTCAATTTTGATAAATTTGTCCATAAATTTTTCGGCATTGACAAGTAAATTATCTGACCAATCATCTATTGATGAGCTAACATTATCATTTTCAGCTAAGTTCGATGACGGTTTATTACTTGTTGAAACCTCATCTGCGGTTTTAATTTCATTTTGCTTAATTGCCTGCGCAGTTTCTTTATAATTACCGACTAAAGGTAGGTCTGTTAATGATTCAGATAAACCTAATAGCTTAATAATAATTCCATCCGCATCAATAAAACTTATTTGTGATAAGGCATTAATATCTTTGCTAATGGCTTGTCTTGCGGCTAATAGACTTGGATCATTGGTTTTGGCCAAACTTTCGTCAGCACTTTTTAATAATAGACGGGCACTGGTATAATCTTGATCATTCCAAATTTTTCTACCAGCAAGATGGACTAAGTAGTTAGCCTGTGAGATTAACCAAACATTATTATCAAGTGTGGATAGGGCAGATAAACGTTCATTAATAGTATTTAAGTTTTGTTCGTTTAACTTAGTTGCATCGTTAATTTGTATGCTTAATTGTTGTTGAATCTTTTGGTTTTCATTTAATTGGCGATCAACACGCTGTGATAAAGATGTAAACTGTTGGTTTTGTTGATTGACGGCATCATTAATATTACTTTGCAAATCATTAATTATGCTAGCTTTAGTATTTTGCTTTAAGTTTGCAACTTCTGTTTGTAAGGTGGCAATCTTTCGCTTTTGATTTTCAATTTGTTTATATCCTTGGAAATAAACAAATCCACTTAGACAAACTGTTAATGCTATTGCAAGTATAGACAGTTTTGATACAGGTATGTGGGATTTACTGCTATTAACCGATGAATTGGTTGGTTGTTCGATTTTTGGACTAGAAGTTTTTTTGATTGGTTCTTTTTTATCTACGTTCATCGTCTTTTTCGCTTCTTTGTTTGCATTAGGTATAGGCGGTTGACTAAATGAAGTGGTGCTGATGTTTGAAAGTGTTGCATTGGCACCATAGTATTTTGCTGGCATAAATTAACCTCATTTAGATTTTTTAAATATTTTTGGCATTATGACATAGAGTTATCATTGTTTTAAATAAAAATTGATTATTTGCGCTAACAATTTTTAAAACTTTTTGCCAATTTAACTGTTTAGCTTTTATAAAAATTCTCTCACTGGTAACGATTAGTTGCGCTTCATTCTTATGTTTATTTTGGCAGTAAATATCTAGTTGTAATAAGTGATCAACACTTGTAATTAATATGATTTGTTGGGCAATATTTTCGGCTAATATGTTTGGTTTATAAGTAATAGTTTGACGAGTATAGCATGCAATTGTTTTCACATTAACTGTTTGCAATTTTAACTGCTGAGATAATTGTTGACCACCATTATCCCCACAAAGAATTAATGCATTATGACCACTTATTGCTTGTTGATTTAATAATGATAATAATCCGGCACTATTTTCTTCGTTAGGGTAATCAACATGAACGTTATTTTGCTGACTAAATAATTCGGCAGATTTTTTGCCAATAGCAAAATAACGAAGGTGATTAGGTAACCTGAGATCGGGCAGATGTTGTTCAATCATATAAGTAACTTGTGGTGAAACAATAATAACCATATCACCTAGATTGAGATTATCCAATTGTTGCTGTAAATCCCTCAGATCTTGACCAGCTAAGATATTAAAAAAAGGCAGATGTATTGCTGATACATTGGCTTGATTTAATAATCGGGTTAAATTATCCCCTTCGGGGGAAGGGCGAGTAATATAAATCATTAGTTAATTAGTTCCGCTAATATTTTATCAGCGCCTTTAGCTAATAATTTTGCAGCCAATTTTTCACCTAAGCTCTCGGCTTCTTTGGCAGCTCCTGTTATACTAACTTTAATAATTGTTGAACCATCTAGACTGCCAACTAAACCATTTAAGGTTAATAAATTGTTATTTAAAAGACTTTGACAGGCAATAGGCACTTGACAGCCACCTTGCAATGCCTGATTCATTGCTCTTTCGGCTTGAATACAAATTCGGCTATGTTTATCATCAAGTGGCGCAAGTAATTGCAAGATTGTTTCATCATTGATTCGAGTTTCGATACCAACTGCACCTTGGCCTACCGCGGGTAAAATTAAGTCAGTATCAATGTATTGCTTGATTCGTTCCTGTAATCCTAGTCGTTTTAAACCAACCGCAGCTAGAATTATGCCATCATATTCTTGATTATCCAATTTTGATAAGCGCGAACCAACATTACCACGTAAATCCTTGATTATGAGATGTGGATATTTAGCCCGTAATTGACATTGACGTCTTAAACTTGAGGTGCCAATGATAGCGCCATTAGGTAAATCATCTAAACATTGATATTGATTTGATATAAATGCATCACGAACATCATCTCGTTGACAGATTGTAGCAAGTGTTAATCCTGTAGGAAATTGAGCTGGAATGTCTTTAATAGAATGAACGGCAATATCAGCTTTATTATCTATTATGGCTTGTTCTAATTGTTTGACAAATAACCCTTTACCACCGATTTTCGATAGCGGACTATCCAATAGTACATCACCTTTAGTTACCATTGGGATTAGTTCAACGGTTAAATCTCGGTGGATAGTCATTAATTGTTGTTTAACAAAGTTAGCTTGCCAAAGGGCTAAGGGACTTTTTCTTGTTGCGATGCGGATTTTCAATGATGCTCCCTATCTACCGAATTTTAAATATTTTTGTTGTTATATGTCATTCAACATAAATTGGTTAGCCTAAAACTCATTATGTTTGAGCTTTAGGCTGCGACACTCATAATGTCAGTTATAATTCATCAACAAAATTAATGGCAAAACCAATGTAATTTGCTGGGGTTAACTGTTTTAAACGAGCTTTTTCATGTTCAGGTAACGCTAACGAATCGATAAATTGTTGCATTCCTTGTGCATCAACACGTTTACCTCGCGTTAATTCTTTTAATTTTTCGTATGGTTTTTCGATACCATAACGACGCATCACGGTTTGAATAGGTTCAGCTAATACTTCCCAATTTCGATTAAGTTCATCAAGTAGATGCTCTTGATTTACTTCAAGTTTATTTAGACCTTTAAGTGTTGACTGATAAGCAATAATCGCATAACCAATACCTACTCCGAGATTACGTAATACCGTTGAGTCGGTTAAATCTCGTTGCCAACGAGAAATAGGTAATTTACTACCAAGATGACTCATAATTGCATTAGCAAGGCCCAAATTGCCTTCTGAATTCTCAAAATCAATTGGGTTAACTTTATGTGGCATAGTTGAAGAACCAATTTCACCTGCAACGGTTTTCTGTTTAAAATGATTTAGAGCGATGTACCCCCAAACATCACGATCAAAATCGATCATAATTGTATTAAAACGGGCAATACAATCAAAATATTCAGCAATATAATCATGTGGTTCAATTTGGGTAGTATATGGATTCCACTGTAATCCTAATGAAGTTACAAATTCCTCACTAAATTTATGCCAATTGATTTGTGGATAAGCAACCATATGCGCATTATAATTACCTGTAGCGCCATTGATTTTACCTAGGATTTCAATTGACTCTAATTGTTTTAACTGTCTTTTTAATCGATAAGCAACATTGGCAAATTCTTTACCGATAGTGGAAGGTGTAGCTGGTTGTCCGTGTGTTCTTGATAATAATGGTAAGTCACGATAAGTCTTAGCTTGCGTAGTGATGATAGTAATTAATTTGTTCCAGTAAGGGATAAGAACTGTGTCTCTGGCTGTTTTTAACATTAAAGCATAAGATAGATTGTTGATATCTTCTGATGTACAGGCAAAGTGGATAAATTCATTAATAGCTTGCAGTTCTTCGTTAGTGTTAACTTTTTCTTTTAAGAAATACTCAACAGCTTTAACATCATGATTTGTTGTCTTTTCGATTGTTTTGATGCGTATTGCATCTTGTTCATTAAAGTTCTCAACAATTTCATTAAGGTGCTTAGTAGCTTGCTCACTTAGCGTTGGTACTTCAAGAATATCTGCTTGTTTAGCGAGTTTTTGTAGCCATCGAACTTCAACTTGCACACGATATTTTAACAAACCATATTCACTAAAAATGGTGCGTAATTCTGTTGTTTTGTCACCATAACGACCATCAATTGGTGATAGGGCGGTAAGAGCAGATAATTCCATCGGTTTTACTCCGTTGCTATTTTTTTAAATTTAATAACTTTGTTGATTAATATCTTTTAATAATTCTTGTGCTGCATTACATATTCGTTTACGACCCAGCAAAACTTGCCAGCGACTACCACCAACTTGGTACCATAAAATGGCGGAACGAACACAACCTAGTAGTGAAGCTCTAACTTTGGCTTGCACTAATGAATTTTGTAAATACTCAGCTTTACCTACTACTTTGATTTTGGTTGATAGAGGACTGATAATATCCGAATAGATTCCCGCTAATGAATAAGAGAGATCATCAACATGATTACCAATTGTCTCCTGATTCATATCTGAATAAAGTCCAGATATCCGTTGTAAACGTTGATCTATTTTACCTAGTGCATCATTATTTTTTAAAAGTTTGCTAGTGACACTTAATGCACCAAACAAATAACGGATGATTTCAACTTGTTGCTTTTGATTGGATGATAGTAGTGAGATAAGTGTTTCAAGACCAGTTTTAATATTGATAATACCATCATAAACATCATCAGTGGTTTTTGGTGATGTATTAAATATGCTTTTAATTGCTATTTGATAAAGCGTATTGTTACAAACCCCTGTATTAGCAAGTTGGGGAATAAGTGACGCACTTTGTGTTACGCCGGCAAGGGCTATTGCAATATGATGGTATTTACTATTCACTTTAATGATCCTTACTGCTTACAATTCGTTCCTCAATAATACCGCCACCAAGGCAGACTTCATCTTGATAGAATACCGCTGATTGCCCTGGTGTTACTGCTGCAACAGGTTGTTCAAACATTACTTGAATTTTATCTTGTTCTAATGGTGTGACATTACAAACAATATCTTGTTGACGATAACGGGTTTTTACTGTGCATTGAAAAGGTTTAGTTACAACTTTACGATCAACCCAGTGTAGTTGTTGAGCAATTAATCCATCCGAAAACAAAGCAGGATGATCATGACCTTGGGCTACAATTAATTCATTATTTTTTATGTCTTTGTCAACAACATACCATGGTGTATCATCGGCTTGTTTTAGACCACCTATACCAAGTCCTTTACGTTGTCCTAATGTGTGATACATTAGACCTTGATGTTGACCAATAACTTCACCGTCTACAGTACGAATCACTCCTGATTGTGCGGGTAAATAACGAGCTAAAAAGTCACTGAATTTTCTTTCACCAATAAAACAGATCCCTGTTGAGTCTTTTTTTGCTGCTGTTGCTAGGCCCAGTTTTTCGGCTATTTTTCGTACTTGTGGTTTTTCCAGTTCACCAACAGGAAATAAGCTTTGTCTAATTTGATTTTCACTCAGCGTATATAAAAAATAACTTTGGTCTTTATTGTTATCTATACCGCGCAGTAATTCGACTTTATTTCCATTTTCTCGCTTGCGAACATAATGACCGGTAGCGATATAATCAGCGCCAAGATCTTCGGCTGCATATTCAAGAAAAGCTTTAAATTTGATCTCTTTATTGCACAGGATATCAGGATTAGGCGTTCTACCCGCTTTATATTCGGATAAAAAATGTTCAAATACGTTATCCCAGTATTCGGCAGCAAAATTGATTGTGTGTAATTTGATGTTTAATTTATCACAAACTGCTTGCGCATCGGCTAAATCGATCGCCGCTGAACAATATTCTTCAGTGTCATCTTCTTCCCAATTTTTCATAAATAAACCAACAACATCGTAACCTTGTTGTTGTAATAAATAAGCAGAAACGGAAGAGTCTACGCCGCCAGACATGCCGACAACGACTTTTTTTCGAGTGTTTATATTTGGCATAATAACTAAATCAATGGGCAAAAATTTTGTGATAATTTTAGCATAATTATGATGAAATGTATAAGGCTATGCAAAAGAGGGATATGGATTAGATTAACAAATTTTGATTAATAGTTGTCTGCTGATATCTATTCGCAGAAAAAAATAATTATGGTTCAAAACTCCATTGATAATATCAATGGAGTTAAAATTAGAAATAGTTTTATTATGGTGATATTAATTAAGATCTTTTAATAAATAGACTACATGACCGATTATTTTAAAATCGTCCTGTTCTTTTCTGTCAACCACCATAGCTGGATATTTAGGGTTATCTGAAATTAAAACTAAGTTAGCACCTTGATTTTGAATACGCTTGATACTTATATGCTCATCGTACTGTACCGCATAAAGAAAACCATCAATAGGTTTAGCATAAGCTTTATTGATAATAAGGATATCATGATTTGATATAGTTGGTTCCATACTATCACCCTTAGCCCAAACAGCGACTAGATTATCAACTTCACAACCATGATGTTTGATTAAGGTGATATCAAATGGAATTGTTTCCAAAACTGAAAATGCACTATTTGTTTCATTGAGATGATGAAATGGAATATCAATAGAACCTTTACCTTGGCTTTCTGGAAGTAAACGACATTCTCCCTTTCCTGTCACAAGCCACTCGATTGGTACATCGCATTTCTGAGCTATTGTTGCCAATCTATTTAGCGATGGATAGGTTTTACCACATAAATAATCTCGTATTACTGCTTCAGACATTCCTACTTTTTTTGCAAAAGCGTTTCCTGAGAGACCTTCTAAAACAATAGTTAATCGATTTTTAAAGTTTATTACTCCCGTACTGGTTAGTGCTCGTGTTTTTTCTTGATCTGACTGTTTTTTTACTTTATTTTCCATTGTTTTTTATTCCATTTCTAGATATTTTTTTGTTTTTATTATTTTAATTCGTTTTTTTATATGTTATTCTTTGTTGGTAACTTGTTATCGCTTTAGTCGCGTAATACCGATAATCTTTACAATAGCAAAAAATTTAACCAATAGAGGATCTCATAATGAGAGAACAAGATCAAGACTGGACACCATCAAGAGTAGTAGGTGAGATTAAAATTCGAGGTGGAAATTTAAGAGCTCTTTCACGTTCAAGTGGTTTACAGGCTGATACTTTACGTAATGCATTATATCGACATTGTCCTAAATATGAACGTATTATCTCTGAATATTTACAAGTACCTGTTGAGCAAATTTGGCCATCTAGATACGAAAAGAAGGTTAAAAAATAAGTTACAATTGTATTACTGAGTAGAAAAAGACGCCTAAGATAGGCGTCTTACGTTTTATTTCTTAGCTTGTTCTGCTGCTTTAACGATTGCTGCAAATGCATCAACTTTTAATGAAGCACCACCAACCAAAGCACCATCAATATCCGGTTGTGTAAATAGTTCAGCTGCATTTTTATCATTAACTGAACCACCATATTGAATGATTACTTGTTCAGCTACAGCTGCATCTTGTTTAGCAATATGATCACGGATAAATTTGTGAACAGCTTGTGCTTGAGCAGGAGTTGCAGATTTTCCTGTACCGATTGCCCAAACTGGTTCATAAGCAATTACCGCACCGTTAAATGCTTGTACACCTAATGCATTAATGACAGCATCGATTTGACGAGCACATACTGCTTGAGTTTGGCCAGCTTCGTTCTCAGCTTCAGTTTCACCAATACAAAGTACTGGTACTAAACCTGCTTCTTTTAATACACCAAATTTTTGCGCAATAAATTCATCAGATTCTTTGTGATAAGTACGACGTTCAGAATGTCCAATAATAACGTGAGTTACGCCGATTTCTTTTAACATAGTTGCTGATACTTCACCAGTATAAGCACCAGAAAGATGAATACCGACATCTTGAGCGCCTAAAAGAATGTTTGAGCCACCTAATTGGTGTGCTACAAAATCTAAATAAACGCTAGGCGGTGCAATTGCAATGCCACAGTTGGCATCTGTTGATAGCTCATTTCTTAATCCTGTGACTAAGTCTTTTGCCATACCGATACTACCATTGAGTTTCCAGTTACCCATAACGAGAGGTTTTCGCATATTTTTCTCCAACTTAAAATTTAAAAAGGTGTTGATTTCAGAATGAATTGGTTATAATACTACTTATTATACACCAAATAAATTGAGCTTGAGGAAAAATATGTCATTAGAAATATTGAATCAATTAGAAACTAGAATTCAAAACACTGTTAACACCATTAATACATTGCAACAAGAGATCGCTAGATTAAAACAAGGCAATCAAGAACTTGAACAATTAATTAATGATAGTTCTGATGAAATGAAAGCATTACGTGATGAAAATGAAAAATTAAAACAAGACCAACAAATTTGGCAGCAACGGATTCAAACTCTTTTAAATAAAATTGGTGAAATTACCCAGTAAGCGATTTAATCGATTTTAAACGCGACTTATGTCGCGTTTCTTTTATGACGAACCAATATGTGAAAATTAAATTAAAATGCGTGAAAAGCTAAAATCTTTATGGCTTACTGAAACTATTCATTTAATTGAGTCACAATCTGGACGCTTTGCTGATCAAGATATTAATCGGCAAGTTAAAGCTATGCCAACATCTTTGGTTAATCGTATTGTTATGCGAGCTACCTTATTATCTAAACAAAATGGTTTATATTTGGCACAAAAAGTCATGTTGCGCTCAATTAAGCTCTCATTTTTGCTATTATTGTTTTTTTCGCTTTTTATCGGTAGCTCGTTGACATTTGGCGCATTAAGTCAAAATCCAATCAATTTATATTGGGCGTTATTCAGTTTATTGGGTGTTCATTTTATTACGCTAATTATCTGGCTTTGCTCATTGTTATTTTTTTCTCGGTTTGGTGGTAGCCTATTAATTCACTGTTGGTTATGGATAGCAGAAAAACTTTACCAAAAAAAGACCGTAAAACAACTTGTTCCCGCTTTTGTTTCATTATTTGGTTATCGAATTCATTGGTTATTAGGTTTTGTTCTTAATCTGTTTTGGACAGTTATTTTGACTAGCGCTTTAATCGTTTTGCTAGTACTTTTTTCTACACAACATTATAGTTTTGAATGGAAAACAACTTTATTAAGTGCGGATTCAATTACCCAATTGACTCATTATTTAGGTTATTTACCTTCTTGGTTTGGATTTTCTATTCCAAAAGATGAAGTGATTAAACTTAGTGAACATGCATTAAGTGCTGGTGATATTCGTTCTTCATGGGCGATATGGTTACTTGGCGTTTTTATTTTTTATGGCTTAATTGTTCGTTTATTTCTAATGATTTTTTGTGGTGTCATCTGGATGCTAAGCAGTCGTAAGCTTAAATTAAATTTAGATGATCCAGATTATCAAATACTAGCACGACAATTGCAGCCATTAGTCACTAATGTAGAAGATGAAGATAAATTAGGTGAAATTAGATGGCAATTGCCGATTTCGCAAATTGAAGAAGGACATGGTATCTATTTGGTTGCAGTGGACATCGTTGACAGTTGGAAACCGGCAACTATTGTTCCGTTCTATGGATTTCTCAATACCCGTGAACAACGGATTGCTATATTAGATTATTTGCAACTAAAACCGGCGAAAAAATTATTAATTGCCATCGATACTGATCGAGCACCTGATCGAGGATTATTGAACTTTATTCAACAGTTAATTAATAAATCACAGCAATCTCGGATATGGTTTATTAATCAAGGAAAGCAATTTCATAATTGGCAATCGTTAT
This window contains:
- the zapB gene encoding cell division protein ZapB, which translates into the protein MSLEILNQLETRIQNTVNTINTLQQEIARLKQGNQELEQLINDSSDEMKALRDENEKLKQDQQIWQQRIQTLLNKIGEITQ
- the hflD gene encoding high frequency lysogenization protein HflD, yielding MNSKYHHIAIALAGVTQSASLIPQLANTGVCNNTLYQIAIKSIFNTSPKTTDDVYDGIINIKTGLETLISLLSSNQKQQVEIIRYLFGALSVTSKLLKNNDALGKIDQRLQRISGLYSDMNQETIGNHVDDLSYSLAGIYSDIISPLSTKIKVVGKAEYLQNSLVQAKVRASLLGCVRSAILWYQVGGSRWQVLLGRKRICNAAQELLKDINQQSY
- the mnmA gene encoding tRNA 2-thiouridine(34) synthase MnmA, whose product is MPNINTRKKVVVGMSGGVDSSVSAYLLQQQGYDVVGLFMKNWEEDDTEEYCSAAIDLADAQAVCDKLNIKLHTINFAAEYWDNVFEHFLSEYKAGRTPNPDILCNKEIKFKAFLEYAAEDLGADYIATGHYVRKRENGNKVELLRGIDNNKDQSYFLYTLSENQIRQSLFPVGELEKPQVRKIAEKLGLATAAKKDSTGICFIGERKFSDFLARYLPAQSGVIRTVDGEVIGQHQGLMYHTLGQRKGLGIGGLKQADDTPWYVVDKDIKNNELIVAQGHDHPALFSDGLIAQQLHWVDRKVVTKPFQCTVKTRYRQQDIVCNVTPLEQDKIQVMFEQPVAAVTPGQSAVFYQDEVCLGGGIIEERIVSSKDH
- a CDS encoding LexA family transcriptional regulator, giving the protein MENKVKKQSDQEKTRALTSTGVINFKNRLTIVLEGLSGNAFAKKVGMSEAVIRDYLCGKTYPSLNRLATIAQKCDVPIEWLVTGKGECRLLPESQGKGSIDIPFHHLNETNSAFSVLETIPFDITLIKHHGCEVDNLVAVWAKGDSMEPTISNHDILIINKAYAKPIDGFLYAVQYDEHISIKRIQNQGANLVLISDNPKYPAMVVDRKEQDDFKIIGHVVYLLKDLN
- a CDS encoding DUF2868 domain-containing protein: MREKLKSLWLTETIHLIESQSGRFADQDINRQVKAMPTSLVNRIVMRATLLSKQNGLYLAQKVMLRSIKLSFLLLLFFSLFIGSSLTFGALSQNPINLYWALFSLLGVHFITLIIWLCSLLFFSRFGGSLLIHCWLWIAEKLYQKKTVKQLVPAFVSLFGYRIHWLLGFVLNLFWTVILTSALIVLLVLFSTQHYSFEWKTTLLSADSITQLTHYLGYLPSWFGFSIPKDEVIKLSEHALSAGDIRSSWAIWLLGVFIFYGLIVRLFLMIFCGVIWMLSSRKLKLNLDDPDYQILARQLQPLVTNVEDEDKLGEIRWQLPISQIEEGHGIYLVAVDIVDSWKPATIVPFYGFLNTREQRIAILDYLQLKPAKKLLIAIDTDRAPDRGLLNFIQQLINKSQQSRIWFINQGKQFHNWQSLSLPLANPNWLEQDN
- the tpiA gene encoding triose-phosphate isomerase encodes the protein MRKPLVMGNWKLNGSIGMAKDLVTGLRNELSTDANCGIAIAPPSVYLDFVAHQLGGSNILLGAQDVGIHLSGAYTGEVSATMLKEIGVTHVIIGHSERRTYHKESDEFIAQKFGVLKEAGLVPVLCIGETEAENEAGQTQAVCARQIDAVINALGVQAFNGAVIAYEPVWAIGTGKSATPAQAQAVHKFIRDHIAKQDAAVAEQVIIQYGGSVNDKNAAELFTQPDIDGALVGGASLKVDAFAAIVKAAEQAKK
- a CDS encoding helix-turn-helix domain-containing protein, with the translated sequence MREQDQDWTPSRVVGEIKIRGGNLRALSRSSGLQADTLRNALYRHCPKYERIISEYLQVPVEQIWPSRYEKKVKK